From the Candidatus Manganitrophaceae bacterium genome, the window TTCGGGTAAAGCCCCTTTTCCCGCCGTATTTTTTCCTCGATCCGGCTGGAGAGATCAAACCAGCTCCGATCGTTCTTCTGCTCCCCCAAGGTGCACGCATATTTTTTAATGATATCCGAGCGGGGGTCGCCGCTCTTTAAGACACGGTGCCCGAAACCCATGATCCGCTCTTTTCGAGCAAGCCGCTCGCCGATATATCGATCGGCCTGTTCGCTTCCCCCGATCTCCAAAAGCATCTTCATCACCGCTTCGTTGGCGCCGCCATGCAGCGGCCCCTTCAGCGATCCGATCGCCGAGGTAACTGCGGAATGAAGGTCGGAGAGGGAGGAGGCGGTCACCCGCGCTGCGAAGGTCGACGCATTGAATTCGTGCTCGGCATAAAGAATCAACGAGACCTCCATCACCTTCGCCGAAAACGGATCGGGCCGGCTGCCGGTGATCAGGTAGAGCAGGTTCGCCGCGTGAGAGAGTTCGGGATCGGGGGGGGGCGGCGCCTGCGGCGCACTCCGGAAGGCGGCCAACAGCGAGGGGATTTGGGCGATCAGCCGGATTGCTTTTCGGAGATTCGCCGGATGTTCATTTACGCTTCGATCCGGATCTTCGAGGCCGAGGAAGGAGACCGCCGTCCTCAGAAAGTCCATCGGATTGACATCGCGTGGAACGCTCTTGAGGAAGCGGCGGACCGTCCCGGGAAGGGGACGTGCAGCGGCCAGTTCTGTCGAGAAATCGGAGAGCTCTTTTCGATTCGGCAGCTTTCCGATCAGCAACAGGTATGCGACCTCTTCAAAAGAGGCGCTCTCGGCGAGCGCTTCAATCCGATACCCGCGATAGAGCAGCCCGCCGGTCGTCTCCTCAACGTCACAGATCGCCGACTCGCCGGCCAACACCCCTTCCAGGCCGGGATGGATCGGCTCCGATCCGGCGGCCTCTTTATTAGGTTCGCTCATCCTTCCCCCATTTTCTCTTCCCCCGTTTTCCCTTCCGAGCTTCTGAAGCAAGCTCCGCGTCGAGCCGCTCGTAATCGTCATAGTGGATGACCTCATAGAGCGCGCGCCGGGTCTGCATCTGTCCGAGCAGCCCCCGAGAGGTTCCCTCTTTTTTCAGCGTGGTCAGCGTCTCCTCCATCGCCTGGGCCGCCCTGCGAAAGAGGGTCATCGGGAAGAGGATCAACCGATACCCCATTTTCGACAGATCGTCCGCCGAGAGGAGCGGGCTTTTTCCAAACTCGGTCATATTCGCCAAGAGCGGCGCGTCGAGCTTTTGGGCGAACGTGGCAAACTCCTCCGCCGACTCCAACGCTTCCGGAAAGATGACGTCGGCCCCGGCATCGACATAGCGGCAGGCCCGATCGAGGGCGTCTCGCAGGTTCGTCACGCCGCGGGCATCGGTCCGAGCGATGATGATAAAATCAGGATCGTGCCGCGCGCGGATCGCCGAGCGGATCTTCTGCACCATCTCTTTCGCCGGGATCAAGCGTTTTCCCGGCAGATGGCCGCAGCGCTTTGGAAATTGCTGGTCTTCGATCTGGATGCCGGCAACCCCCGCTTCTTCGAATGCCCCGACCGCCCGGACCAGATGGACCCCCTCGCCGAAGCCGGTGTCGGCATCGGCAATCGCCGGGATCTTCACCGCCCGGGTGATATAGGCCGCCTGCGTCGTCACCTCGCTCAACGAAAGAAGCCCGATGTCGGGAACCCCCGCCACCCCGTTGGCAAGGCCGGCGCCGCTGATATAGACCGCCTCGAACCCCGCCTGCTCGATCAGCTCGGCGGAGAAGGCGTTGAACGCCCCCGGCAGGATAATAGACCGCTTCTTGATCATTTGCCGGAGCCGCTTTCCCGGCGAGGCCGCGCCCCGCGCCGCGGAGGTCATCGCTTCCCTCGAATGGCGAGCGGGGCCAAGATCTCTCCGATCGACCGGATCTTCTCCAATCCCCAGACTCGACTCAAGAGGGTCTCGATTTGACGGTTTGAAAAGAGCGGTCCGGCCAACCGCCTG encodes:
- a CDS encoding citrate synthase (catalyzes the formation of citrate from acetyl-CoA and oxaloacetate), producing MSEPNKEAAGSEPIHPGLEGVLAGESAICDVEETTGGLLYRGYRIEALAESASFEEVAYLLLIGKLPNRKELSDFSTELAAARPLPGTVRRFLKSVPRDVNPMDFLRTAVSFLGLEDPDRSVNEHPANLRKAIRLIAQIPSLLAAFRSAPQAPPPPDPELSHAANLLYLITGSRPDPFSAKVMEVSLILYAEHEFNASTFAARVTASSLSDLHSAVTSAIGSLKGPLHGGANEAVMKMLLEIGGSEQADRYIGERLARKERIMGFGHRVLKSGDPRSDIIKKYACTLGEQKNDRSWFDLSSRIEEKIRREKGLYPNLDFYSASAYYLLGLPIEFDTPLFVCSRIAGWSAHVMEQHDHNRLIRPRCRYTGPGERPYLPIASRS
- the prpB gene encoding methylisocitrate lyase, coding for MTSAARGAASPGKRLRQMIKKRSIILPGAFNAFSAELIEQAGFEAVYISGAGLANGVAGVPDIGLLSLSEVTTQAAYITRAVKIPAIADADTGFGEGVHLVRAVGAFEEAGVAGIQIEDQQFPKRCGHLPGKRLIPAKEMVQKIRSAIRARHDPDFIIIARTDARGVTNLRDALDRACRYVDAGADVIFPEALESAEEFATFAQKLDAPLLANMTEFGKSPLLSADDLSKMGYRLILFPMTLFRRAAQAMEETLTTLKKEGTSRGLLGQMQTRRALYEVIHYDDYERLDAELASEARKGKRGKRKWGKDERT